Within the Terriglobia bacterium genome, the region GAGTCAGCGCGTGGTGGCTCGAATCGAAATGCCGAGTGCGGCCACTTCTACGGGCAGCCGGTTCTTCAGGGAACTATCTAGAGTTTGCGCCGTTCCTCGCCGAGACCTTATGCGGCAGCAGGTAAGTGAATCCCAGAAACACTTCCCAACGTGTGGATGTACTCGTGAGTCCATGACTGACACCGCCATCGAGCACGAGGTTTTTCCGCATGTTGTAATTCAGCGCCCACAAGTTGCCGACGGCATTGCTTCGCAGAAGAGGCTGAGTGAAATGCCATATTTCTCCGGAGATACCGAATTTCTTCACGAGTGAATGCGAAACCGAGAGCGTCTGCCCGAACTGGGCGCGGTGAATCGCGTTGTCGATGACTTCGTTGAAGAGAAAATTGGTGTCGTAATGGAAGCCTTTTACGTCCGCGCTGGCAAGAAGGAGCATTGAGTTTCTGGCGCTGCCAAAATCGAGGTCGGGTGTGCCTCCACTGTACACTCGTCGGAAATAACTCAATGCAATTGTTGGCCGCGCGCCTTCTCCCTGATGGACAACTCCTTGCACTCCCAGCGCCACGTCTCCCGTCCCATTTGCAGTTTGGTTTTCAGCGCGGGAATGGGCAAACGGTCCTACCGCGGCTAACAATTCGATCCGGCGCGTTAAAGAAAACTTCACCACCTCATTGAGACTTGACTGGGAAGAGAATTCGGGAGAGTGCCACGCACCCAAGAACCCGGTTTCAAATTGAAAGTAGCCAACCGGAGTCAGGGTTGCGGGCGTGGACACAGTGGGTCTGGCGGGGTTGGCAGCGGGGTCCTCCCGCTGGCGCGCTTCCTCCGGGATTTTCGGCGTTCCGGCTTCCTGCTGTGCGCAGGCGGAGATCGCGACGGCTACCAACAATGACAGTGGTAGTACCGACAAGGGCCGAATCATCGTATTTTCGTCGCACGCTTCATTTCGCCCGAAGCAGAAGAACGGGCACGCTGACACTGTGCTGGACTCGGATGGCTGTGGTACCCAGGAAAATATCGGCAAGGAACCGGTGCCCATGTGTGCTCATCGCCACCAGGTCGCAACCCTTGTGCTGAATCCATTTGATGATTTCCTTGACCGGCTCGCCGTAGGCCAGCTCGGCCTCTGTGGGAATGCCCATGGCTTGAAACTCTGCCCGGATTGTTTCCAGGTAGGCAGTGTCTTCGGCGATTTCGGGACTGACCGCGTCCGGGCCGTAGGTCCTAGCTGCCCATCCATCGGCCACATGAAGCAACACCAAGCGGCTCTGCGCGAGCTTCGCGAGCTGTTTGACGTGTTCGATAATCGCCCGATCGCTGGACGTGCCGTCCAAAGTCACGAGAATCTTTTCATACATGGGCTGTTCCGTTTCTGTCGTACGGGAGTCACCCGCCGGTGATGACGTGCCAGGCAGCCTTGAGCGAGTCCGGCAGGCCATAAATGTCCATCGCGGTGATCAGAATTGCGCTGGTCCAACCGGAAATCAATAGAAACCAACCGTTCTTCCAAGCTCCCATCCGCTTGCCGGAGCTGGTGAAGTGCAGGAGCGGGAACATGGCGAAGGGGAGCTGCAGCGCCAGCACCACTTGACTGAGGGTCAGCAGGTCGGTAACGCTGCTGTCGCCGCGGAGGCCGATGATGAGGACCGCCGGCAGGATGGCCAGCGTGCGGGTGATGAGCCGCCGCAGCCACGGCTGGATGCGCCAATGCATGAAGCCTTCCATCACGACTTGCCCGGCGAGAGTGCCGGTGATGGTGCTGCTCTGGCCGCTCGCCAGAAGCGCCACCGCAAACAGTGTGCTGGCAGCGGTCGTCCCCAGCAACGGCGCCAGCGTCAGATACGCGACCCGGATCCAATCACTGTCGGCGCTGAACTTGACCACCTGGCCGCCGGCTACGGTCACGCTTTCCTTGCCGAAGAACACCGTTGCCGCCAGCACCAGGATCGCGGCATTGACGAAGAAGGCGATGGTCAGGGCCGCGATCGAGTCGATGGTGTTGAACTGGATCGCGCGACGAACAGACAGTTCGTCCTTCTGCAACTGGCGGCTCTGTACCAGCGCCGAGTGCAGGTACAGGTTGTGGGGCATCACGGTCGCGCCGATCATACCGATGGCGATATATAACATCCCGGAATGACGAAAGTGTGGCGACACCAGCGCCCGTCCCATCTCCAGAAAGTCGGGCTGGGTCTGCGGGAGAACGAAGATCTCGATGAAGTAGCACACGCCGATGGTCGCGATCAGCAGCAGGACTATGGCCTCGATGGTGCGCATCCCAAAACGTTGCAAGGCCAACAGTAGCAGCACGTCCAAGCCTGTGATGATGACCGCCCACGGCAGCGGGATGTGGAACAGCAGGTTGAGGGCCACGGCACTCCCCAGAACCTCCGCCAAGTCACAGGCGCCAATGGCCACTTCGCTCATCAGCCAATTGGGCCAGCGGGTCCACTTGGGGTACCAATCGCGGCAGCATTGGGCGAGATCCTTGCCCGTGACCACGCCCAATCGGGCGGAAATCACCTGCATGAAGATGGCCATCAGGCTGGCCAGGCCGACCACCCATATTAGCCCGTACTTGAACTGAGCGCCGCCTTGCAGGTCCGTCCCCCAGTTGCCGGGGTCCATGTAGCCGACGCTGACGAGGATCGCCGGCCCGACGAAAGCCCGCCACTGCTCCCAGAAGCCGGCCTGATGGTGCGGCACCTCGACGGTACTGTGCATCCCCTCCAAAGATGGGTGGTTGCCGTGTGGAACCTCCGTTGCCATCCGCCCCGCCCCCTCGCACCTTAGCGCCAGTACAGTATCACAAGTTAACTGCAGCTAACTAACGCTTCGATGCTGGAACCGGGGGAGGAGAAGACACCCAGATTTTCTCTGCTGCGGGGCCGCCCAGGACAATAGCGCCCGCGGACGTGCCGATCGAGAGGGTCTGGTCGTAGTTGCGCTCGCGCAGATACAGCTCGCTTCCAGGCCTGATGCCGCGTCGATCAAGCAACTCCCCCAGCTTCGAATCCCTCTCGTACACGCTGGCCACGGTGTAGCTCTGGCCAGGTTCCGCTTCCGACAGCAGCTTGTACCCACGCCTGCGCTTCTGGGCGGGGCTATCGACGATCGCGAAATTTCCGTGAGGACAAGCTCCGCCTCGCCCAAGTTTCTTGACCAACAACGACTCGAAATCCGCTGACACGGCGTGCTCCAGCCTTTCGGCTTCGTCATGGGTGCGGTACCACGGCATACCGAAGATCTCGGTCAGCATCCGTTCGATGAGGTGGTGTCGGACCGCGATACGCTTTGCGATCCGCCGTCCTTCATCGGTCAACCGCACCCGCCCGTCTTTGCGCACCTCTACCAGGCCATCACGCGTTAACCGGCGTAAAGCCATGGTGACCGCGGGCGCCGAAACCTTCAGCCAATTCGCCAGCGTCGCTGAGATAACGGCTTCGGCTTCGTTCTCCGCTTCGAAAATCGCTTTCAGATAGTCTTCTTTGGAAACCGTGATCATCGCGGGGCGCGATTATAGCTGGCCAGGCCTGCCCTTCATAATGCCGTCACTCAAACGCCTGCACCGCCTCTGCCCGGAAAGTCGGCTGCACGTGGAAGTGACCTCGTTCGCAGCCGATCGACGGCGTCTTTCGGGATTGTGCCTGGATCACGGCCCACTCGGAAGAAATATTGCCTTTCGGAAAGTGGCCAGGGGTGTGTGAAAACCCCGAGATTCCGAGCCGGTCGAAACTGCCGGCGGGTGCGTTCGAGTGCAAGGACTTCGGCAGGAGACATTCCGATCGTTTTCGGCACAGCGACATTACGCCACGGCGATGCTGATTCTACAAACAACCGTTCGAGAGACGGGGGCAGGGATCAGAGAGCAGGGTGAAAGCGGTACCCGATCGCTGATGGCTAGTACGTATCTGGCTCGATCTTCCACTTCTCGAATACCTTCGCCTCCTGCCGATCGCCGGCTATGGTTCAACGGCATGCCTGCACCTCTCCAGCAACTTAAGCATTTGGTCCACGTCACGGTCGAGCGATTCCGCTACCTCCGCAGGGACAGCCCCCATGCCTTTCATCTTGCGCGGGCGGCTGTCTTCCAGGATGGTCCATATCTGCGAGAGTTCCGCGACGATCGTTCTGCGCAGGTGTTTCCGGCGTTTGTCGAGTCCGTACGCACGGGCCACACTGGCGGTCAGCGTCTGAAGCTCTCGCAGCGTTTCCTTCAACTCCGTGCGTTCGCTCTGCGGGATGGACCGCTCCACCACGGTCATCGTGGTCGGAGAGGTGCGCTCGTCCAGCTGGTCCAGGATTCGCGCCACACCGGCATCTACCAAGGCCATAGCCACCGCCAGACGGCGCTTGTGGTTCTCGTTCAATCCGTTCTCAGGCATGCGCGTTCCACCGCAAGCGGAAGTCGATGTAGAGCGGCGTCACCTTGATGCGCTCCGCGGAGCGATACCTCGGGTCGCGGGCCATCTCGATGAGCGCGAGGATGGCCCCGGGATTTCCCTGACTGAGCTCGACCAGGCGTTCCAGGAACTCTGCCATGTTCAATGCTTGCAGCCCTGACTGCGCGGCGCCCTCACGCGCGAAGGCGAGAGCCGTCGCCGGGTCGAAATTCCGGATTTGCAGCCGGTCGGAGCGGTCTGGATACAGATTCAGCAGGAACCCGAGGTCCTCCATGTGGGCGGAGCGGGAGACGGCGACCACCGGAGTGGCAGCCGACTGGACCGCCTCCTTGATGGACGAGAACAAGGCCTGAGAGGCGCCTGCGGCGTGGTCCAGAACGACCACGTAGCTCGCGGCGCGCAGCGCATCGCGGACGATCCCCCGGATCGCCACCGAACTCTTGTGCTCAAGACCCTTCGCTCCTTTGCCCAGACCAGCCGCCGCGTACGGGTCGCCGGCCCTCACCAGAGCGCTTCCCAGCGCATGAAAAATGCCTTTGACGCTGGTGGAATCACCGCAATACAGCACCTGCGGGAACTCCGGCAGTAGGGTTTTCAGCAGCAGCGTCTTGCCCACCCCGGCCGGACCATGCAGGAGAAACGGCTGCCGCCGGGCCAGGCGGCGCCGGACCTCGCCGAGTTCCTCCTCGCGCGCAAACACCAGCTCTGGCATCAGTGAGAGTCCGGAAAAGCGCCGCCCAACCTGACCTCGACTTCCATGGTCGTAACCAGTCGGTTACCGATCATTTCGGCGATGCTGGGCATGATGCGCTCGACGTTTTCCTCCGATTCGACGAACTCGACCACCAGGGGAAGCAGACCCCCGGCGTCCACCAGCGAGGTTGTCGTGATCCCTGCCGCTTTCGTATACCCGGCGACGCCGCGCACCACCGTCGCTCCCGCAAGGCCCTGCTTGGCCAGCAACCGGAGCAGCGCCATGTGCAGAGGGTGGCCGTGCCACTCATCCGCCTCGTTGATGAAGATCGACACGCGTCTGGCTTTCATGGGCCGCTCCTTGACGCCGAGAAGTCGCTACTGCATCGAGACGTCCTCCGGACCGCGCAAGCTGCGAACTTCAGCCTCCAGCGCCGCAAGACGCTCCAACGCCGCCGTGACCGCCTGGGCTCCCGCTGCGTGCGCCTCGCGGGCATGCACGATGGCACGTTCCGCGATCGATCTGACATCGTGCAGCAGGCCCCGGATCTCGCTCTCCAGCTGCCGCCGGCTCTCCCGCATGCGCTCGTCAATGTCGTTCTGCACGCGAGAGCTGTTGATTTCCATGAGGTCCCCGACAAACCGCAAGGCGTCGCCCGCTATGCCTCCGTACGCGCGCATCAGCCCCAACGCCTGGTCCGCAACGTAGCGGAAGGGCGAGGCAGGCTGGGCGATCCTCACCAGTTCGTGAAAGTGGAAGCGCGAGCGCGTACGGAATCCGGGCTCAAGGTCGAGCGCTTCGGGCATCTCCGCCAGTTCGGGGACATCCGCTGCGGCCAGGCGGCGCAGGAAATCGTTGCCTAGCTGAACGAAGCGCTGCACACCCTGGCGATAGGCCTCCTCTGCGTGGACCTGCTCGCTTTCGAGCCACGGATTCAGCTGTCGCCGCGCGACGTCCTGGGCAGCCGACATGGCGTTCCTCCGAAACCCCGGCCCGCCACGGCGCGGGATCGCGTGCAGGACTCCGGACAACTCTTCCTGCGCCGGCGGGAGTGCGCGGCGGAGGAACATTTTCCGTCGCTCAATGAGCGATTGCGAAAGGCGCTGCTGCTCCGCCCCGAGGAGGGCCCCGAGCTCGCGGAGGGAGGTCTCGGCTTGGGCGAGTGTCTCGCGCAGAGCCGTGATGCGCCGCTCCGACTCTTCGTCCGGGCGAAGCATCGCTTCTGTCTCCTGGTGCAGGGTGGCGAGCAGTTCCTTGCTGATGCGGCGCACGCCGCGTTCCCCCGCAGCCTGCGTGATGCGCCCCGACCCCTCCGCCAGTTCTTCCAGGCTGCGGACGAAGTTTCCCCAATCCCGTTCCGGCCCCCGGCCCTCCAGGCGCTCCGCGGCGCTGATCTCGAAGATCGGGCCGATCGGTGTCTCCAGGTGCTCTGCCAGCATGCGGCGAGCAAACGTGCTAGCCGCCGATCGTTCTACTTCCGTCACGCGGTCGGCCTTGTTCAGCACCACCAGAATGTCGTTCAACACGGCCGCGACCGTCTTCACCAGCTCGAGTTCATCTCCCGCGAGCGGCGGGTCCGTACCGATCACCACTACCGCCGCGTCGATGTGCGGGATGAATTCGTGGGTCGCCGCCGTGTTGCCGGTGAACACCGAGCCCAGACCGGGAGTGTCCACCAGGCACATCCCCGTGGCCAGCAAAGGGCAGGGCAGGAAAATCTCCACCCCGCTCACTCCCTTTTCGTTGCCGGGATTCTTCTCTTCCGAGACGTATTGCTCCACTGTGTCGGGACCGATCTCCTGCCAGGCGCCGCTCTGAGTCCGGATGCGGGCGGCGCGCTGCGATCCGAACCGGATCACCGTTGGGATCGCCGTGACCGGGACGACTCCCGCCGGAAGAATGGGTTCGCCCACCAGAGCGTTGATCAGGGTGGATTTCCCGCGTTTGAACTGGCCGACAAAGGCCGCGTAGAACAGGCCTTCGGCCACGCGCTCGGCCCGGGCGCGGGCGTCGGCGGCAACGCGTTCCGCTCCCAGTTCCGCGGCGATCGCTCCTAGCCGGTCGAGAACGGAAGCTCGGTCAATCGCGATCACACCGCTGCGGCCTCCTCATTCACCAAGGACGCTTCTTCGTTCTAGCTCTGACGGGTGTTCCTGAGGTGGGATCGAAGCTGGTGCGGGGCGACCCCTACCTCAAAGTAGGAGTCATCTTCCCTGTTGAAGGGCGGTTAAGGGTGAACTCCAACACCCGAATGCTGCAGATTATCCGCACTCCGCCCCGGCTGCGTCAATGGTCGCAGCTCGACCGTTAAAGCCGATACTCCTGATGGCTGATCGCTGGCGGCTGAGGGCTAGTACGGGTACGGCTCGATCTTCCACTTCTCGAACACCTTCGCCTCCAGGAAGATCTTGAACAGCTCGGGGTCGAGCTCGCCGTCCTTCACCGCGAATCCCAGGATCTCGATGGCCCGCTCCTGGCTCACCGCCTTCTTATAAGGACGGTCGCTGGCCGACAGCGCGTCGAAGATGTCCGAGATGGTCATCATCCGCGTCTGCACCGGGATCTCCGGCGCCGACAGCTTGTAGGGATAGCCCTTCCCGTTCAGTTTCTCGTGGTGTCCGCGCGCGATCTCCGGGATCGCCCGTATCTCCCGTGTCCACGGGATCTGTTGCAGGAAGTTGAAGGTATGCACCACGTGCGACTCGATCTGCAGCCGCTCCGAGTCGTCCAGCGAGCCCTTGCGGATGGAGAGCAGCCGCACCTCGTCGGGCGTCAGCAGCACCCGCTCCTCGCCCGCGAAACTGACGAACTTCTCCGCCGAGATGCCCTGCAGCATGTCGAAGCTGCCTTCCGGCAGCACCGTCGGCTCGTTCGCCTTGCTGATGATCCCGAGATAGTCGTCGAGCAGCCGCAGTTGCCGCTCCAGCTCCGCGTCCAGTTCCGGCGTTCTCTTGGCGAACGACTCGCGCCCTTGCTCCAGCAGGTGCTCGAGCTTCGCCCGCAGGATCTCCACCTCGCGCGTGCGCTTGGCGAACTCGATGCGTTGCTGGATCAGGTCCATCTGCGCCGGATACAGCTTCTTGGCCTTGACCAGCACTTCCTCCCGCACCCCGACTTTTCCGAAGTCGTGCAGCAGCGAGGCGTAGCGGATCTCTTTCATCTCGCTGCGCGCGAACTTCAGGTCGGCGAACGGTCCCGCATCGCAGCGGTCCACCGATTCCGCCAGCGCCACCGTCAGGTTGGCCACCCGGAACGAATGGCCGCTGGTGGTGGGATCGCGCGCCTCGATCGCGATGACCGACGCCTTCACGAACCCTTCCAGCATCCGCTGGATGGCCTCATATAGCTGGCTGTTCTCGTAGGCCACCGCCGCCTGGCTGGCCAGCGACTCCACCAATTCCTGCTGCCGCTGCGTGTACGACACCACCTCCGTCTCCACCATCGCCGCGTCTTCCAGCTTGATGTCGTAATTCCGCTTCGCATTCAGCAGTTGCACCACCCCCACCACTTCCGCCTTCTGGTTGCGCATGGGGATGGCCAGGATGGACTTGGTGCGGTACCCCGAGCTCTCGTCGAAGCGCCGGCTGAAGGAGAAGGGTACGTCCTCCGGCAGCTCGTAGGCGTCGCCCAGCCGCAGGCCCTCGCCCGTCAGCGCCACGTATCCGGCGATGGATTTCTTGCTCAGCTCCATCGTCGTTTCCTTGAAGGGGAACGACCGCGAGTCGTTCTGCGCCAGCTTGAAGAGAAGATGCTTGCGCTGCTCCTTGCGCTCGTCCTTCACCTTCCCCGGCGGCAGCTTGCTTTCCTCGGCCTCCACCAGGTACAGCGAGCCCGCGTCGCTCTGGGTGATCTCGCGGCACTTGGTCAGGATCATGTCCAGCAGCCGCTCCGTGTCGTGCTCCGCCGACAGCGCCGCCCCGATCTTGTTCAGCTCCGAGATCTCGCGCGTCGCACCCGCCAGTTGCTCCCCCACCTGACGCCGCGTCGCGTGCAGGTGGATGTGGTCCACCGCGTTATCCACCATCCGTTCCATCAGATCGTTGGGGGTGTTGGGAGGCAGGTAGGCGTACACCACCGAGTCCAGCCGCGGGTCCTGGAAGCGTTCGTCGGTCAGCGCGATCACCCGCACGCTGGGGTCGCGCAGCTTTTCGTAGTTTTCCCGCACCAGCCGTTCCGACGACGTGACCACCACCTTTTCCGCCGCCTTGATGTCGAGCTTCGTCCACGCCATCCGCCGGTATCGCTGCGTGCCCCGCATCACCTCCCGGCACACCACGTCCCCGTCGAAATACACCACGACGGGGAGTACGTGGACACTACCGTGCGTCGCGGGTCGTGCCGGTGCGCTCATATTTAGCTCAGGCGGGGAATAGGTGCTCTGGCGGCAAACTATACCAGTAGTCCGTCTCTAGTGACTAGATATTCAGCGGTGTTTGCGTGGGTGCCCCACCCAAGCCCGGCTTTGGCTTGGGTGGGCGTGGCAACTGAGCCTCTCACCACCGGTGGAACGCCGGATGCCCCTCTTTCACCGCCACGAATTTCCCTCGGCAGGTCGCGCACACCTGTCCGCCCGCCCGCAGCTCGGCTTCGATGACGGCGCGGTCGTCCTTGATCTCCGCCACCCGCGCCACCAGCCGCAACGGCCCGGCCTCGGTCGGCGTCGGACGCAGCAGCTTGATGGCATACTCCGCCGTCACCGTACAGGGCGGATGCTCCGCCCCCTGCCGCTTCATCAGGTGATACGCCGCCGTCCAGTTGGAATGGCAGTCCAGCAGCGCCCCGATGATCCCGCCGTTCAGCGCCCCGTGGTACGCCTGGTGATGCGGCTGCGGCTGCCACTCCGCCACCACCTCGTCCCCTTCGACGAAGCTCTGGATGTGCAGCCCCTGCGGGTTCGCCGGCCCGCATCCGAAGCAGATGTTCGCCGGCGCGTACGTCTCTTGCAGACTCTTGCTCATGAGAAGACGTGATGATATCTCACGCTTCGCCTCTGCGTTCCGGAAAGCATCTTCCGAGGGTTGCTGCCTCCCGCGCTAAGGTGCTCCCCACTTCCAGCCCAGCCGCTCGTCGTGGGCTCCGGTGCCGGTTCTTAACGGCGGCGAGCAGCCCTGATTCCTCATTCGACATATTGACGTACTATGCACCGCCTAAGCCGCTGTAGAATCGGCAGTTCCCCTGACCAGCTACTCTCGGTGAGCAGTTCTGAAATCGGAACAAAACCGTCCACTGCGGGCTGAGTGCCAGCGGTCCAGCTACTCTGGGCTGCTTTTCGGTGTCCGAGGGCTACGTGCATGAACGGATTCACTGACAAGGTTGCATTCATCTGGAGCGTTGCTGACCTGCTGCGCGGCCCTTACAAGCCACACCAGTACGGCAGGGTGATTTTGCCCCTGACGGTACTCAGGCGTCTCGACTGCGTTCTTGAGCCGACCAAGCAGAAGGTGCTCGACAGGCACGCCGTTCTGAAGAGTGGCCCGGTAAAGGATTTCGAGCCGATTCTGAACCGCGTAGCTGGACATGCGTTCCACAACATCAGCAAGATGGACTTCCAGAAGCTGAAGGGCGATCCCGACAAGATCGCTCCGAACCTCGACAAGTACATTAAAAGCTTTTCGTCTAAGGCGCGGCAGATTTTCGAGTTCTTCGAGTTCGACAAGGAGATCGCCAAGCTCGACGAGTCCGACCGTCTGTACCAAGTGGTCAAGAAATTTGCTGATATAGACCTGCACCCCGACAAAGTTCCGAATCATGAGATGGGCCTCATCTTCGAGGACTTGATCCGGCGCTTCAATGAATCCTCGAACGAGACGGCGGGAGATCACTTCACCCCACGCGAAGTCATCCGTCTGATGGTGAACCTGCTGTTCGAGCCGGACGGGGCGGTCTTACGGAAGGCGGGCATTGTCCGCACGCTTTACGATCCGGCTTGTGGAACGGGCGGAATGTTGTCAGTTTCGGAGGAATATCTCCGCGACCTGAACCCACAAGCGCAGCTTGAGGTCTTCGGGCAGGACTACAACAACGAGGCTTTCGCCATCTGCTGCTCGGACATGATGATCAAGGGGCAGAACCCGGAGAACATCAAATTCGGCGACAGCTTCACGAAGGACGGGTTACCCGGCATGAAGTTCGATTACCTGCTGGCAAACCCACCCTTCGGCGTCGAGTGGAAGCCACAGGCCGACGCCATTGAGAAGGAGCACGAAGAGAAGGGATTCGAGGGCCGCTTCGGGGCAGGTCTGCCGCGCATCAATGACGGATCATTCTTGTTTATTCAGCACATGATCTCGAAGACGAAGCCGAGCGGCTCACGGCTGGCGATTGTGTTCAACGGCTCACCCCTATTCACAGGTGACGCCGGATCGGGCGAGAGCGACATCCGCAAGTGGATCATCGAGAACGACTGGCTCGAAGCGATTGTCGCGCTACCCGACCAGATGTTCTACAACACCGGCATTTCGACTTACATCTGGATTTTGACGAACCGCAAGCGCCCCGAGAGGCGCGGCAAGGTTCAACTGATCAATGCCGTGGATCTGTTCCAGAAGATGCGACGTAGCTTGGGCAACAAGAGGAACGAGCTTTCCGACGCGCACATTGCCGACATCACCCGCATTTATGGGGAATTCAAGGAATCGGAGCAGTCGAAGATATTTGACAACGACGACTTCGGATACCGGCAGATTACGGTCGAGCGCCCACTCCGCCTGCGCTTTCAGGTGACGCAGGAACGGATCGAGTGGCTGAAGGAACAGACCGCGTTCCAGAACCTCGCCAGGAGCAGGAAAAAGGGAAAAGAGGGCCAGCGAGAAATCGAGGCTGGCGAGGCATTACAGGCCGAGATCATCGCCATGCTGAAGGGAATGAACCAAGCCGTGGTGGACAAGAGCCGCCCTGCTTTCGAGAAACGGCTGACACGCGCAGCACAGTCTGCGGACATCAGGCTCTCGGCTGCGCTGCAAAAGGCAATCCTGACAGCGATGTCTGAGCGCAACGACGAGGCCCAGATTTGTGTCGATGCAGATGGCAACCCGGAGCCGGATTCCGAATTGCGTGATTACGAGAACGTGCCGCTGAAGGAAAACATCCACCTGTACTTCAA harbors:
- a CDS encoding type I restriction-modification system subunit M, whose translation is MNGFTDKVAFIWSVADLLRGPYKPHQYGRVILPLTVLRRLDCVLEPTKQKVLDRHAVLKSGPVKDFEPILNRVAGHAFHNISKMDFQKLKGDPDKIAPNLDKYIKSFSSKARQIFEFFEFDKEIAKLDESDRLYQVVKKFADIDLHPDKVPNHEMGLIFEDLIRRFNESSNETAGDHFTPREVIRLMVNLLFEPDGAVLRKAGIVRTLYDPACGTGGMLSVSEEYLRDLNPQAQLEVFGQDYNNEAFAICCSDMMIKGQNPENIKFGDSFTKDGLPGMKFDYLLANPPFGVEWKPQADAIEKEHEEKGFEGRFGAGLPRINDGSFLFIQHMISKTKPSGSRLAIVFNGSPLFTGDAGSGESDIRKWIIENDWLEAIVALPDQMFYNTGISTYIWILTNRKRPERRGKVQLINAVDLFQKMRRSLGNKRNELSDAHIADITRIYGEFKESEQSKIFDNDDFGYRQITVERPLRLRFQVTQERIEWLKEQTAFQNLARSRKKGKEGQREIEAGEALQAEIIAMLKGMNQAVVDKSRPAFEKRLTRAAQSADIRLSAALQKAILTAMSERNDEAQICVDADGNPEPDSELRDYENVPLKENIHLYFNKEVKPHVRDAWIEESKTRIGYEIPFTRHFYKYTPPRPLEEIRAEIKRVEHELVKALAEVMG